Within the Oncorhynchus clarkii lewisi isolate Uvic-CL-2024 chromosome 2, UVic_Ocla_1.0, whole genome shotgun sequence genome, the region tatacattcatgtacatactacctcaattgggccgaccaaccagtgctcctgcacattggctaaccgggctatctgcattgtgtaaTGGATATTGCTCTTATATGTCATTTCATAATGTAGTTAGCCTGTCTCAACTGTATTTGCCAGCTGTTGTCTGGAGCACACGTGCCAAGACCCCATTTGCTATATAACAgattttgtgacaaaaccatcatggaaacccatttaacttgtatttttcaaATGTAAAATGGGAATTTAACCACAAAAGTAATTGTTATGTTCACTACACCATCGCTCACCGACTTCTATCCTCAATAAATCCTATTGATAGAAATGCATTTCTGGTGggaaattaaaaaaaatgtaaagcacattttagaatatttgcatgaaaacatGTTGCAAATTAGATGGAAACCTCGCTAGTGATTACGTGTATTGCACACAAGTGGCATTGAATTTCAAATGTAAACGTGGGGGGAAACTATTTTTGAGTTGTCTACTCTAGATAACGTAGTGAAACGTTTcgatgcgtgtgtgcgtgttgcCTATGTGAGACGTCATTCCACAGATTTTACAGCGCTCCCATTTATTTGCACGTGCTGTTCAAAACAGATCTCCACATCGGCGCTTGACTAGCCGCCCTTCAAGGAAGTCATGTGAGCCGGGTAGTATGGCTACATGAGCAAGCCTGTTAGAACTCTAACTTGGGCAAAATAAATGCTGGCATGCCTCCTAACCCCTCCCTGGCTCTGCACCCAAAACAACTAAATTAGCAACATCTGGGAAATGTAACCCAGACCCAGCTCTGTTCTATCAGGCTTTAACCCTTCCTAAATATGTGCACGATGTATATGATAATAACCCCCGCATTTAATCTCGCCCGAGGGAGTCTATCAAATGTTTCCCCTTTGTGGATAAAGTCTGGGCTGTTGTGGTCGAGGGGGTAGACTAGAGGAAAGACACAGTGGGAGACGGTGGTCTTGTGTTTACAGAACACACAACTGTTAGACATTCACGCACCACCACTCTTGTTTTATAAGGACATTCACGGAAATCTGTAGCTAAACACGCTTAAAACTACAACCGCAACTAACAAAAATCTAAACACGGGATGTTAAAAGTGCATATTATCTGTTATAAACAGGCTTAAATCAAGATCGGGTAAAGCACCATAGAGGAAAGATAGGGAAACTGTGTGCTTGTATTGTTATGTAATgcttgtgtgtatatatgtgttcaAATGGAATGTGCGCCTCTTTCTTCTGCAGGGTGTTGATAATAGCATAGATCAATAGTAGGATGAACAGCACCAGGACCAGGGGCACGGTCACTATGATCAGGGTGATAACCTTGGCCTCGTTCTCAGCCATCCTCACCACCACATCCACCCCTTTGTCCTTCGCATCAGGTTCATAATCCACATCGTTGGTGTAATCCTAATtggtctctctgtccacctcATCCGGGACTGAGCCAACTGGTGGTTGTGGTTTTGGCTGGTCCACTGTTGGCCACTTGCGGCCTGTAACTGTGTCATATGTATCTGGGTCCACGCCTGGGGCTCCATCACAGCCCATAAAGTCTTTAAGGATGGATCTGGGGTAGTCTGGGTCATCCTTCATCTTCTGGTTATCAAACCTCCAGTCCCTGGAGCGCTTGTAGAAGTATGTGTAAGCTGGGTAGGGAAGACAAATATTGTTGATGCAAATGTTGAAAAGCACAGAGGGAATTTACTGTGGAAATGCTATTTGTTCATTTTTTCAAGTTTGAGTCATTAGTCTGTTAACCTTCTTTGGGTATGCATCTTCTGCTCCAACTCTTGACAAGTTCATCACAGTTCACAGGATACTGTCATTGCAGACCTGTGCTAGTCCTGTTCACCATTAGTAATAGTTACAGTACTGTGAAGGAGAAGCCTTCACTTGGACTAGAGACTATTTTTAATTCTCCTTCACAAGTACCTATCCCTTTTGATGAAAATGGAATAGTTGTTTATTCACTATAGGAAACAGCTTTGAAAAGCATTAGCTGGGGTGGGACTTTGGTGGGAGAGGAGGAATTATGAGATACCTGCGTTAGACAACCTTTGCCAGGCATTCCATGTGTCCAAACCCTTTCCCCTCTCAGCTCAGTGTCTATAGCCTCCCTCCATTTTTTACAGCCATTATCCCCTATAACAACTCACTCACCGCCATCATCGCTGAGGAAGgctcctttatttatttatttcacctttatttaactaggtaggctagttgagaacaagttcccatttgcaactgcgacctggccaagataaagcgtagcaattcgacacatacaacaacacagagttacacatggaataaacaaaacagtcaataatacagtagatcaaaagaaaacaaaaagtctatatacagtgaatgcaaatgaggtaagttaaggaaataaataggccatggtggcgaagtaattacaacatagcaattaaacactggaatggtagatcggcagaagatgaatgtgcaggtagagattctggggtgcaaatgagcaaaataaataaataaataccagtatggggatgaggtaggtagatagatgggctgtttacagatgggctatgtacaggtgcagtgatctgtaagctgctctgacagctggtgcttaaagctagtgagggagatgtgagcctccagcttcagagatttttgcaattcgttccagtcatgggcagcagagaactggaaggaaagacgaccaaaggaggaattggcctCCTTCTGGATATCTTGCACAACATGCCTGCAGGATAAGCAGTACAGTAGATGAGGAACACATTGTGGTTTACAAGCATGTAAATAGGGTTTAACCATAGAGGTCAAACTTTTACACAACACACAATTACTCCTAATAATATGCCTGCCATGCATGAAGTGGGAATGTTGCCCAATATCCATTATTGGAAAGGTCAAGGGTCATGTGTGCATCAAATATGTCCATGAATCAGCGCATGAGAAGTCATTAGATCACATAAAATGCAAGATCAGTTTAGATTTCCTGACCAGGATAATAGAGATCATGTTCATGCAACGTTTCAGTTAAAGGAAACTAAGTTCATAAGGCGACGGCCACAATTCTACATATTTACGCACCATAAAAACGTCCatattttgacattaaaggacacACGTATACAACATACTGTACCTCTGCGTTGAAATGGCCTTCGTCCTCATTGGTAACAAGCCTGTTGCACAAGAGCAAGACGATTGAGGCCATTATTTGTTTCCACAGCCCCGGAGAAGCGCTTCTCCAGAGAGATGCCATTTTTATGCAGCCTCGTTCGCCCGTGcaatggactgtcattcagatGTGATTGAAAATTGCCGTCAAGTGATGAGTGATCTGCTATGTGACTGCATAGTCAAACTCTTTGGTTAAGTTCAAAATCCAGTTTGTGTTGAAGTTCTCTCCGCAGTTCAACCACTGGGCATTGGGTCGTGGCGCGCTGAAATCGGATCGTTTGCGAAACAGCTCGGATTAGAACTGGTAGAAATTATCCCCAAATATGTGATCATGGGTTATTTAAAGCCTGAGTCAGTTGTCCATTTATGCCCAGTTCCTAATGGCCCACACGAGCTAAAGGTAAGAACAGCATTTCTTCTGGCACGTGTGTTACCTACTTCCCCTTCAGTCAATAGCTTTCCTGCACGATGAGGGAAGAGTAGAGAGAAAAAAGGTGTCAAGCGTCATGTTTTGTTCTTGGTAAAATGTAGCCGTACTATACTCGGAACGTAATTGTGGAGGATACCCTCAAACAAAATACAATTGTCTTACAAGTTACTTCCAAGTATCCAGAAAGTCTGTTAGATTTGAGTTAAACCACCGCATGCCTCTTGCAGGCTATCCTGGATTACATTGATAGTCCAATAAACTCACTGCCGTCTGAGAATACAAACAGAGCAGTGACTCTGCTAGAGAAAATCGGGAGGAAAGTTAATGTAGCCTAGATACTGTGGGAAGTCTATTAGACAAAGCAATTTCTCTTGAAAATAAACTCCCCTCCCCCTGGGGATGAATTATAGACTGACCCCTCAGTTGGCTCCTATTGCCATCTGCTGATAGCTAAGAATCACTACACCATTTGATCAAATCGAGTGACACTATAATAGGAGTTGGTTTTTGATGAATGTTTGAACTTGTTTGTAACCCACAGCCACACTGAACTACAGGGCTGAATGCTCAGAGCTCTGTGGTAAGTCATGTTTATAAAATGTGAGAGGGACTCATTTAATTGTCATAGAAATTATTTTTATTCAAGTTGGATGTCAGCGGTTTGCTAGCTGTGACAGTCGTCGGTTTCCTGCCTTAGCGATGGTGATTAGGGCGAGGAGGAAGAGGCCCAGGACCCAGATGCCAGCCACAGgaatcatcagcagcagcagATCTGGAACAAAGTCAAGACTGTTGAAAACACCTCACACCACCCTGCCTCTAGCTGCAACATGAGcccagaggggtatactacaatgTAGGATCAATGATTTAGCCAGCTAACGTGCCTAAAGTCTTACATAACCATTTTGAAAAGTGAAAGAATGACTCAACCAAAAACATATACCCATGTTGAGCTTTTGTAGTATAGCCCTCTGGTCTACGTCAcaatcattaaaaaaaagaaatgcaGGCAAGTAGAGTGAGCAAGGGCAACATTTGAGCCCGgcaagaaaatatattttaatcttACGTAGATAACGAAACACAAATCCTTACTAGATTGGGGTCGGTCTGGTATGTCAATCCTGATTGGTCCATATGACAGTAGACCTTGAGTTGGGTCTCCACGCACTGCTGCCCTCTTGGTTATAGATTTGCACTCCTGTAGCAGTAAAGCATTAATAAAAGACAATCTTGTATGCCATGCAAACTTCTGAAAAGGCATTTTCTTCATGAATAGAAATAATATTTGAGCATTTTTAACCCCTTTTGTCATCCCAATTTCATTGTATCCAAGTGGTAGTTACAGTCTAGTCCCATTGCTGCGACTCCCGTACGGACTGGGGAGAGGCGAAGGgcgagagctgtgcgtcctccgaaacacaaccccgccgagccgcactgcttcttgacaatgcttacttaacccggaagtcagccgcaccaacgtgtcgaaggaaacaccgtacacctggcgaccgtgtcagtgtgcattgcgcctggcctgccacaagagtcgctagagcacgatgggacaaggacaacccggccagccaaaccctcccctaacccggacaacactgggccaattgtgcgccgcctcatgggtctcccgttcACAGCGACAaaacctggaatcgaaccaggatctgtagtgacacagcTAGCACCGCTATGCAGTGCCTTAGCCCGCTGCACCAAAGGCCAGTGAACTTACAGGAATGCAGGGTTCGTCATCGTCCAGGGAGCACAAGCGCACTGTGCAGTGCAGGTACAGGTCATGAGGCTCCACAACAAAGCGGAACATGTCAAAGCTGTACCGGATGGTTGAGGCCTCTCCATTGGCGCCCATTGTCGTATTGAGAAAGGTGACAGTGTCGTCATTCACACACCTGTGAGGGGGGAGTGTCTTGGGTTGAATAAATCCAAGACCTTCATCAAATTTAACACTGATCTGCCACAATTAGTCAGACATGGCAAATTGAGCTCAACTGAATTGCTCACAGCATGCTAAATGATTTGTTCATGCCATGTTTCAAGAGCAGAAGTAGGCGTACATGTTCCCAGGGATAAATGTTGATTGTCCACTCACCCATTGCGCAGCAGGGTGTGAACAGAGCCGTCTGTCTGGTTGGGTTTGGGGGACTGTGTGGCCCAGCATTCATTCACCCTCAAGTGGAAGACGTCCTCCAGCTCCACGACCTTGATCTCCACATACACCCTGTCCCGGAGGTGGATCAGCGGTGAGCTTTGGAACGCCTCTGTGTAGGTGTGATCTGTGAAGAGGGCCATCTCCACCTTGGCATCCAACTCACCCATCCGCATCACAGTCTCACTGAACCAAAACAGCACAGGATTACTGTGAGAGAAATGCTGGTCATATCCACATTACCTGAACCGAAAGAACTCCTGCTTATAAATCAGTGGTTAGTCCGACATTACTCGCTGTCCCAGATGGCGGATAGACGTTGCTACCTAGGTAGTattaataaaggtaaaaataaaacaaattaaggATAAGCAAAATATTCTACCAACACTCACTAAGTGAATATTCCTCAATGCCCCACTTGAAAGCCACAACTGTCTTCTAAAAGTTCACGGCTAGGTGCAGGTGGTTTGTTGGAATTTAGAAAATGCCCAGTTAAAGTCAATACATTATCCTCAAGGAAGTAATGCAACAACGGTGTATGCCACCATCTTCCCCATTTCAAATCTTCTCCCATTGAGACAGACAAGTGTCATTCAACACAAAGCTTTATTTCTGAGTCACACTCATGACATGCAGCACTTGTGTGGACACCCACCTGTCTCAATCAATGAGAATAATTGAAATCAAGATTGCGTCACAtggcaaaagtgaaataaacagcaTTTTCTAAATTCCAACCAACCACCTACAACTAGCCATGGAGGGTTACAAGACAGTGGTGGCTTTCACGAAGGGAATTGAGAAATAATAACCAAGATTAGTATAACATTTACCCTTAACACCATCAACAGCTGGAACATCAGTAATGTCAGACTAGCAAGAATAACTCCTGGACCTATTGTACAGGCTCAAACTAGAGCCCAGAATTGTTCCTGGAGAGGAAACCCGAGTATCAAATAAGGCAATGTGACAAATTGCATCTCAAGTGAGTCTACTTGTTAGGTCGTTCCAGTAATAGACCAAGACAAACTTTAAGTACATTAAGTTGTGATCAAGTCCATTTTTAGAGAGTGGGCCTTACCTAGAGAAGGGGATGATGGGGTACGGCAAACTGACAGTGCGGATGTATGGGTAGATACACGTGTACTCAATTTTTATCATTGGGTCTCTTATTATATTTCCATAGACTTGAGGGGCCGACATGAGAGTTAAGGCGTATGCAATGTGAGTGATGTTTTTCTGTTGTAAAAAGAGAGAGCACAATGCCAGTAAAAACAAACTTCCAGCTTCATAAATAAGTCACCACTTGGACTTGCTGCGATAACAAGGGTAAAAACTCCTGCCCTCAAAATCGGCACATGACAACTATAGATCAGTGTTGAGCCTTGAGATTAGGCCTTTTCTGAGACAGGATTATCAAAGGATAATATGAAGTGTGGGATGAATCATACTTACCTCCAGTGGTTTACCGCCACAGGAAACGTACTGATCCTTTGATATCCGCACAATGTAGTATGGGACATCAGACATAACCTCCTTTTGGGCACGACAAGACTCATTCTTCAAGTGCAGAGATTCCATAGGTACTTTGTAGTACTGGAAAAAGTCCTCATTCACCATGATAGTAATGTAGTCTTTGCCACACATGACATTGATGGTAGCAactaaaataaattaaaacagtTTTAGAACAAATTCCAATAGAACTATTGTAGTTATTCTGGTCTACCAAAATGTTTAAACCTTTGTCACACAGGTCTCCATAGTAGCCAACAGCACATTTGCAGTTGCTTTTGTCGAGGGATAGCAAACACTTGGTTGTGTCAGTGCAGTGTGTGACAGTGCATATTCCTGAGAGAAAACATGACATCAATGGAGGCCACTCATGAAATGATCAAGTAAATACTCGCAAGCTATTGAAATCAGACAAATGTGTTTCTCACCAAGGACACAGTCACAGCAGAAAATGACGAGGACCAAAAATACCTGGTAAATTCCACAGCAATTAACCTACATGACATTTAACAGGTTTAattaattttctacattgtagtttCTAAACGTGTCCTTTTCTTTCAATACAAGCATAACAGTATCTACACACCTTCAAGTTGAATTTGAGCGCCATTGGTTATTTGCAATCTGtttccaaaatatatatttatttttgtactGACTTGAATTACTGGAAGGTCAAAGTAACATAGCCCTGTCTGAAGAATACAAAAAATAAAACGTAGCCTTATATACTCAACAGATCGAAAGGCCTGGAGCTGTAATTACCATAGACC harbors:
- the LOC139382685 gene encoding uromodulin-like; this encodes MALKFNLKVFLVLVIFCCDCVLGICTVTHCTDTTKCLLSLDKSNCKCAVGYYGDLCDKVATINVMCGKDYITIMVNEDFFQYYKVPMESLHLKNESCRAQKEVMSDVPYYIVRISKDQYVSCGGKPLEKNITHIAYALTLMSAPQVYGNIIRDPMIKIEYTCIYPYIRTVSLPYPIIPFSSETVMRMGELDAKVEMALFTDHTYTEAFQSSPLIHLRDRVYVEIKVVELEDVFHLRVNECWATQSPKPNQTDGSVHTLLRNGCVNDDTVTFLNTTMGANGEASTIRYSFDMFRFVVEPHDLYLHCTVRLCSLDDDEPCIPECKSITKRAAVRGDPTQGLLSYGPIRIDIPDRPQSNLLLLMIPVAGIWVLGLFLLALITIAKAGNRRLSQLANR